The following proteins are encoded in a genomic region of Phalacrocorax carbo chromosome 2, bPhaCar2.1, whole genome shotgun sequence:
- the TRA2A gene encoding transformer-2 protein homolog alpha isoform X3, with product MSNRRRHTGSRANPDPNTCLGVFGLSLYTTERDLREVFSRYGPLTGVNVVYDQRTGRSRGFAFVYFERIDDSKEAMEHANGMELDGRRIRVDYSITKRAHTPTPGIYMGRPTHSGGGGGGGAGRRRDSYYDRGYDRGYDRYEEYDYRYRRRSPSPYYSRYRSRSRSRSYSPRRY from the exons GCTAATCCAGATCCTAATACATGTCTTGGAGTGTTTGGTCTCAGTTTGTATACTACCGAGAGAGATTTGCGTGAAGTCTTTTCCCGTTATGGACCTTTGACTGGTGTCAATGTGGTTTATGATCAACGGACCGGACGATCAAGAGGATTTGCTTTCGTTTATTTTGAGAGAATTGATGATTCTAAAGAG GCAATGGAGCATGCAAATGGTATGGAGCTGGATGGCCGGAGGATTCGGGTGGATTACTCAATCACCAAGAGAGCACATACACCCACCCCAGGCATCTACATGGGCCGGCCAACACA CAgcggaggaggtggtggtggtggagcaGGTCGCCGCCGTGACTCATATTATGATAGGGGGTATGACAGAGGATATGACAGATATGAAGAATATGACTACAGATACAG gAGACGATCGCCATCGCCTTATTATAGTCGATACCGATCACGATCAAGATCCCGTTCCTATAGTCCAA ggcGTTACTGA